A single region of the Dehalococcoides mccartyi genome encodes:
- the pyrF gene encoding orotidine-5'-phosphate decarboxylase, which produces MKFLEKLKQAGNRNKSLLCVGLDPDPKLMPVGMTALEFNREIIAATAPFVCGYKLNLAFYEALGKQGWEMLSETCNLIPPELLTIADAKRGDIGNTSKAYARAVFDELGCDGVTVSPYLGYDSLEPFIEYQDKGIFILCRTSNQGSTDFQMLKTEYLGQKRFLYEVVADKALQWNRYENIGLVVGATQQEELKNLRLSYPKLPFLIPGIGAQGGDLKATVENGTNPNGELALICASRGILYARSGSEFAQGAAEAANQMRDAINHYRKRF; this is translated from the coding sequence ATGAAGTTTTTAGAAAAACTGAAACAGGCTGGAAACAGAAATAAAAGCCTTCTTTGCGTGGGATTAGACCCTGACCCGAAACTTATGCCGGTGGGCATGACGGCACTGGAATTTAACCGCGAGATTATCGCCGCCACCGCACCTTTTGTCTGCGGCTACAAACTAAATCTGGCTTTTTACGAAGCTTTGGGCAAACAGGGCTGGGAAATGTTATCCGAAACCTGCAATCTTATTCCGCCGGAACTTCTGACCATAGCGGATGCCAAAAGGGGAGATATAGGCAACACCTCAAAAGCCTATGCCAGAGCTGTATTTGACGAATTGGGCTGTGACGGCGTAACAGTCAGCCCCTATCTGGGATATGACTCCCTTGAACCGTTTATTGAATATCAGGATAAGGGCATATTTATTCTTTGCCGCACTTCCAACCAGGGCTCAACAGATTTTCAGATGCTCAAAACCGAATATCTGGGACAAAAACGCTTTCTGTATGAAGTAGTGGCAGACAAGGCCTTACAGTGGAACCGCTATGAGAATATAGGGCTGGTAGTGGGTGCAACCCAGCAGGAAGAGCTGAAAAATCTCCGCCTCAGCTACCCCAAATTGCCTTTTCTTATACCGGGCATAGGCGCTCAGGGCGGAGATCTGAAAGCTACCGTAGAAAACGGAACTAACCCCAACGGCGAATTGGCTCTTATCTGTGCTTCCCGCGGCATACTTTATGCCCGAAGCGGCAGTGAATTCGCCCAAGGAGCAGCCGAAGCCGCCAACCAGATGCGTGATGCCATAAATCATTACAGGAAACGTTTTTAA
- a CDS encoding bifunctional folylpolyglutamate synthase/dihydrofolate synthase, whose translation MTDYESATSRAAANYDLRRVVELLMRLRNPHMGIPAVHLAGTKGKGSTAALIASVMSVAGYRTGLYTSPHLLDFRERIRLDGKMISKAHLVRLMASISPLVEEMNDHAYLGKITSFEVMTALAFEFFHRQQAAFQVIETGLGGRLDATNVITPSLSVITPISLDHTEVLGDSLEKISAEKAGIIKQSVPVVSAAQRPEVMAVIRERCCKTQSQLIEVTDGYKAELLGYTAQGQSLKLSGRQAEYRLCLPLLGHYQRQNALTALASLETLVEEGFKISPEDITEGFRRTKWPGRFEVIKGNPLLVIDGAHNQEAVAELLLSLEEYPAAVKIEKEKRVLAFGTSFDKDAGAMADLLSGYFGTVILTHSLHPRAMKLDLLRKAFEGQGMKVLEAGGVTKALETAGEITPLDGLICVTGSLFVAAEALKGQSQPCLGTGSE comes from the coding sequence TTGACAGATTATGAATCTGCCACCAGCCGGGCGGCTGCCAATTATGATCTCAGGCGGGTGGTGGAGCTTTTAATGAGGCTCAGAAACCCTCATATGGGTATTCCGGCTGTTCATCTGGCCGGTACCAAGGGCAAAGGCAGTACGGCTGCCCTGATTGCTTCGGTTATGTCTGTGGCCGGTTACCGTACCGGTCTGTACACTTCGCCCCATCTGCTGGATTTCCGCGAACGTATTCGTCTGGATGGCAAGATGATTTCCAAAGCCCATTTGGTGCGGCTGATGGCTTCCATCAGCCCTCTGGTAGAAGAAATGAATGACCATGCCTATCTGGGTAAGATAACTTCGTTTGAGGTTATGACTGCTCTGGCGTTTGAATTTTTCCACCGCCAGCAGGCTGCTTTTCAGGTAATTGAAACCGGGCTGGGTGGCAGGCTGGATGCTACCAATGTTATTACTCCCAGCCTTTCTGTTATTACCCCCATAAGTCTGGACCATACCGAAGTGCTGGGTGATAGCTTGGAAAAAATATCTGCTGAGAAAGCCGGCATTATTAAACAATCTGTGCCGGTGGTGTCTGCCGCCCAAAGACCGGAAGTTATGGCAGTTATCCGCGAACGCTGCTGTAAAACCCAGTCACAGCTGATTGAAGTGACTGACGGCTACAAGGCCGAACTGTTAGGTTACACTGCCCAAGGTCAGTCACTCAAACTTAGCGGTCGTCAGGCTGAATACCGGCTGTGTCTGCCGCTTTTAGGGCATTACCAACGTCAAAACGCCCTTACCGCCCTGGCATCTCTGGAGACGCTGGTAGAAGAGGGCTTTAAAATAAGCCCCGAAGATATAACCGAGGGGTTCAGGCGGACTAAATGGCCAGGGCGGTTTGAGGTCATCAAGGGAAATCCGCTGCTTGTTATTGACGGCGCCCACAATCAGGAAGCTGTTGCTGAATTGCTGCTTTCGCTCGAAGAATATCCTGCTGCCGTTAAAATAGAAAAAGAAAAAAGGGTGCTGGCTTTCGGCACTTCCTTTGATAAAGATGCCGGTGCTATGGCGGATTTGCTTTCCGGGTATTTCGGAACAGTGATACTGACCCATTCCCTCCACCCGCGGGCTATGAAACTGGATTTGCTCAGAAAAGCCTTTGAAGGACAGGGCATGAAAGTGCTGGAAGCAGGCGGAGTGACAAAAGCTCTGGAAACGGCGGGGGAGATAACCCCGTTGGACGGCCTTATATGTGTTACCGGGTCTCTCTTTGTGGCCGCTGAAGCTTTAAAAGGGCAGAGCCAGCCCTGCTTAGGAACTGGCTCTGAGTAA
- a CDS encoding helix-hairpin-helix domain-containing protein, giving the protein MKVTKKFALLLGLALSLITAQGCSETAPLEVYTPSQISQNQLEISISGNIKLPGIYPGNTRDTLQSLLEAAGGLMDNSELTTIYLSFNPPASVSSTQKIDLNRAEIWLLVALPGIGEARANDIITYRNQNGGFKNTLELMLIPGFSQSLYDQIKDLICVFETADMP; this is encoded by the coding sequence ATGAAGGTAACCAAAAAATTTGCTCTGCTACTGGGACTTGCCCTTTCACTTATAACCGCCCAGGGATGTTCGGAAACTGCACCGCTTGAAGTATACACTCCCTCCCAGATTAGCCAGAACCAGCTTGAGATAAGTATTTCGGGCAATATAAAGCTGCCGGGTATTTACCCCGGAAACACCCGGGATACCCTTCAGAGCCTGCTTGAAGCCGCAGGCGGATTAATGGATAACTCAGAGCTTACAACTATCTACCTCAGTTTCAATCCGCCTGCATCAGTATCTTCAACCCAGAAAATAGATCTGAACCGGGCGGAAATCTGGCTGCTTGTTGCCCTGCCAGGCATAGGCGAAGCAAGGGCAAACGATATTATCACCTACCGCAACCAAAACGGGGGCTTTAAAAATACTCTGGAACTGATGCTGATTCCCGGCTTCAGCCAGAGCCTTTATGACCAGATAAAAGACCTGATATGTGTTTTTGAAACGGCAGATATGCCGTGA
- a CDS encoding DNA internalization-related competence protein ComEC/Rec2, with amino-acid sequence MIISLISLGLIGGVALSRLGLPVLPFIMLAAVLGGFWLIFRKRYRLLLGLSLGVLALSGGILLSDSQINTNSDPSQLSYYNDSGKLELKGVITENPDNRDRTSLIVLNVSSIATTYGWQNVSGNILLTLPSYSEYNYGEEIQINGYLKTPENFEGFDYKAYLANQQIYSVMVYPEITLLSEGNGNPVMAAIFSFRQSLSDSLSKAMPEPESSLAKGILLGERSGIPEDIQTEFSISGTTHLLAISGANLSILSGILLTALGWVLGKRGYIYIYLTLILIWGYSLLSGFDPPVVRAVIMASIFLSAELLGRQKNAMPALCLAAAVMVAFSHSILWSVSFQLSFMSMLGLILVYPVLKELNLRLLERFGLSEGILRTALGIVLDGLGVSLAAIAGIWPVLLYYFENISLIGPVATLLAMPAMPFIIVLSFLTALLGLVFPAGAVFMGYLTWLPCRYMLTVVSLTASLPGMLLAGIRPGAILMGIYYFLLVVLYRAYKHFLKIPARLHANPSLAIKLRWVLAGMAVPVLVFSFGLNPSADQKMHVYFLNVGQGDAILIQYQNQDILIDGGPSPQALCNELDKHLPFFDRNIEMVILTHPDSDHLSGLLEVLERYSVTEVLLPQTQSQDALYQNYQNLIEEKAIPARTAETGMQITLANKAVLEVISPFEGLLSKEADRDNNQSTVLTLSCGQINYLFCADIETPAEYQLITNRLLENTTVLKVTHHGSKYSSSTEFLNVTSPVFGLISAGADNRYGHPHPETLSRLSLVIAENRIYSTDIWGSLDFATDGQSLYIFQP; translated from the coding sequence GTGATTATCAGCCTTATCAGTCTGGGGCTAATTGGCGGGGTGGCTTTAAGCCGCCTGGGTTTGCCTGTCTTGCCGTTTATTATGCTGGCAGCAGTGCTAGGCGGGTTTTGGCTTATCTTTAGAAAAAGATACCGCCTGCTGCTGGGCCTTAGTCTGGGTGTTTTGGCACTTTCCGGCGGGATTTTACTTTCGGACAGCCAGATTAACACCAATTCAGACCCTTCCCAGCTGAGCTACTATAATGACAGCGGTAAACTGGAACTTAAGGGCGTAATAACCGAAAACCCTGACAACCGTGACCGCACCAGCCTGATAGTACTGAACGTAAGCAGCATTGCAACCACGTACGGCTGGCAGAATGTATCCGGAAATATCCTTCTGACCCTGCCAAGCTACTCCGAATACAACTACGGCGAAGAAATTCAGATAAACGGATATTTAAAAACCCCGGAAAACTTTGAAGGGTTTGATTACAAAGCCTATCTGGCAAACCAGCAGATATACTCGGTCATGGTCTACCCTGAAATAACCCTCCTGTCAGAGGGGAACGGAAACCCGGTAATGGCAGCTATATTCAGCTTTCGCCAGAGCCTCTCTGACAGCCTTAGCAAAGCTATGCCCGAACCTGAATCCTCGCTAGCTAAGGGAATACTGCTGGGTGAGAGAAGCGGCATACCCGAAGATATCCAGACAGAGTTCAGTATATCCGGCACTACCCACCTGCTGGCTATATCCGGGGCTAACTTAAGCATACTCTCCGGCATACTCCTTACGGCTCTGGGCTGGGTACTGGGCAAAAGGGGCTATATTTATATATACCTGACCCTGATACTTATCTGGGGGTACTCCCTGCTCAGCGGTTTTGACCCGCCGGTAGTCAGGGCAGTGATTATGGCCAGTATATTTCTTTCCGCCGAGCTGCTGGGGCGGCAGAAAAATGCCATGCCCGCCTTATGCCTGGCGGCAGCGGTTATGGTGGCCTTTTCACACTCCATCCTGTGGTCTGTTTCGTTCCAGCTCAGTTTCATGTCTATGCTGGGGCTGATACTGGTTTACCCTGTGCTAAAGGAACTCAACCTCAGGCTGCTAGAGCGTTTCGGCCTTTCCGAAGGCATACTCAGGACAGCTCTGGGTATAGTGCTGGACGGGCTGGGGGTTTCCCTGGCCGCTATTGCCGGTATCTGGCCGGTGCTGCTTTATTATTTTGAAAATATATCCCTTATTGGGCCGGTGGCTACCTTGCTGGCCATGCCGGCCATGCCGTTTATTATAGTACTGTCTTTTCTAACTGCCCTGCTGGGGCTGGTCTTTCCGGCCGGGGCGGTGTTTATGGGCTACCTGACCTGGCTGCCCTGCCGCTATATGCTTACAGTAGTATCCCTGACCGCCTCACTTCCGGGCATGCTCTTAGCCGGTATCCGCCCGGGGGCAATACTGATGGGTATTTACTATTTCCTGCTGGTGGTACTTTACCGGGCATACAAACACTTTTTGAAAATCCCCGCCCGCCTACATGCCAACCCGTCTTTGGCAATTAAACTGCGCTGGGTGCTGGCAGGCATGGCCGTACCGGTGCTGGTATTTTCTTTCGGCCTGAACCCGTCAGCTGACCAGAAAATGCACGTTTACTTTCTGAATGTGGGGCAGGGTGATGCCATACTTATCCAGTACCAGAATCAGGATATACTTATAGACGGCGGCCCCAGCCCCCAAGCCCTCTGCAATGAACTGGATAAACACCTGCCGTTTTTTGACCGCAATATAGAAATGGTTATCCTGACCCACCCTGATTCAGACCACCTAAGCGGGCTTTTGGAAGTGCTGGAACGTTACAGCGTAACTGAGGTACTCCTGCCTCAAACTCAAAGTCAGGACGCCCTTTACCAAAACTATCAAAACCTGATTGAAGAAAAGGCTATTCCGGCCAGAACTGCCGAAACAGGTATGCAGATAACTCTGGCGAACAAAGCGGTTCTGGAAGTAATAAGCCCGTTTGAAGGGTTACTCAGTAAAGAAGCGGATAGGGACAACAACCAAAGCACCGTGCTGACCTTAAGCTGCGGGCAGATAAACTACCTTTTTTGTGCCGATATTGAAACCCCCGCAGAATACCAGCTAATAACCAACCGCCTGCTTGAGAATACTACTGTGCTGAAGGTAACCCACCATGGCTCAAAATATTCTTCCAGTACAGAGTTTTTAAATGTAACATCGCCCGTTTTCGGGCTGATTTCAGCTGGTGCGGACAACCGCTACGGACACCCCCACCCCGAAACCCTGTCCCGCCTGAGCCTGGTCATAGCCGAAAACCGTATCTACAGCACAGATATATGGGGCAGCCTGGATTTTGCCACTGACGGCCAAAGCCTTTATATTTTTCAGCCGTAA
- a CDS encoding Fur family transcriptional regulator encodes MHKQNSIAGELANDGFRLTPQRVLILEALDMAEGHMSAEDIYAEVGQEYPNINISTVYRTLELLKGQGLVLETDMGDGRLRYHSVNKGSRHYLVCRKCGKITDLSEDMVREQEQSILKKYGFAADFKNLVIYGQCQKCGDSA; translated from the coding sequence ATGCATAAACAAAATTCTATAGCCGGTGAACTGGCAAATGACGGTTTTCGCCTGACCCCCCAGCGGGTGCTTATTCTGGAAGCTCTGGATATGGCTGAAGGGCATATGAGTGCCGAAGATATCTACGCTGAGGTGGGGCAGGAATACCCCAATATAAATATTTCCACTGTTTACCGCACCCTGGAGCTTTTAAAGGGGCAAGGTCTGGTGCTGGAAACAGACATGGGTGACGGGCGTTTACGCTACCATAGTGTCAATAAGGGTTCACGCCATTATCTGGTTTGCCGTAAATGCGGAAAGATAACCGACTTGAGCGAAGATATGGTCAGAGAGCAGGAGCAGAGTATCTTAAAAAAGTATGGCTTTGCGGCTGATTTTAAAAATCTGGTTATTTACGGACAGTGCCAGAAGTGCGGTGATTCGGCCTGA
- a CDS encoding GIN domain-containing protein, with protein sequence MKKEFANKDFRRIEAGHGFEINLIRADSFEIWLDAPEDGFKNIEIKQEGDKLWLMYSPSIFSLKNLLPGWYLPRATVKMPLLGGLYVNGATRARLEGFDTDGKLEIRLSGASQLEGEVRAGEALINAEAASEIKLKGVFKKLKLELESGSKVQMEGWAEELEAEAIGVSRIALDGMVCKHAKVKLENASQAELRVEEVLNVKLNGASELKYAGSPCFNEVEIKGSSSLSKN encoded by the coding sequence ATGAAGAAGGAATTTGCGAATAAAGATTTTCGGCGGATAGAGGCCGGGCATGGTTTTGAGATAAACCTGATACGGGCAGATAGTTTTGAAATATGGCTGGACGCACCTGAGGACGGGTTTAAGAATATTGAAATAAAACAGGAGGGTGATAAACTGTGGCTGATGTACAGCCCCAGTATTTTCAGCCTGAAAAACCTGCTGCCGGGCTGGTATCTGCCCAGAGCTACGGTAAAGATGCCCCTGTTAGGCGGGCTTTACGTAAACGGGGCAACCCGAGCCAGACTGGAAGGCTTTGATACCGACGGAAAACTGGAAATACGGCTAAGCGGTGCCAGTCAGCTTGAGGGTGAAGTGAGGGCCGGAGAAGCCTTGATAAATGCTGAAGCGGCTAGCGAGATAAAGCTCAAGGGTGTTTTCAAAAAACTGAAGCTGGAACTGGAGAGCGGCAGTAAGGTGCAAATGGAAGGCTGGGCGGAGGAACTGGAGGCAGAAGCCATAGGAGTAAGCCGTATTGCACTGGACGGTATGGTCTGTAAGCATGCCAAAGTAAAACTGGAAAATGCCAGTCAGGCAGAACTGCGGGTTGAAGAAGTGCTGAACGTGAAACTGAATGGTGCTTCCGAATTAAAATATGCCGGAAGCCCATGCTTCAACGAAGTGGAAATAAAAGGTTCATCCAGCCTGAGCAAAAACTGA
- a CDS encoding GIN domain-containing protein — protein MKKAGLLWLSIFLVLTLALLGGGCIPGVDGFITGNGAVESRAFDYTDFNRVEISNVITADISCSDSFEISVSTHENIFEYLELEKSGQTLRIGLKDHFSFTNVKIEASICLPELVGLNISGASEAVVSGFNSVNDFTALVTGASRLALRNMRVGQSSFYINGASVASGDLVCGNAGIEVSGASRLELSGQGGDINVLAEGASTVNLEKFLAASAIVEAAGVSNIRVYTNGDLYIKASGVSSVKYFGTPVIKNIDISDISSAGKG, from the coding sequence GTGAAAAAAGCAGGTCTGTTGTGGTTGTCTATATTTCTTGTATTAACACTTGCTTTGCTTGGGGGAGGGTGTATTCCGGGGGTTGACGGATTTATTACGGGCAACGGTGCGGTAGAGAGCCGGGCCTTTGATTATACTGATTTCAACCGGGTAGAAATATCAAATGTTATTACGGCTGATATCTCCTGTTCAGATTCTTTTGAAATATCTGTTTCAACCCATGAAAATATTTTTGAATATCTGGAACTGGAGAAAAGCGGTCAGACTCTTAGGATTGGTCTGAAAGACCACTTCAGCTTTACAAATGTAAAAATAGAGGCCAGTATCTGCCTGCCGGAGCTGGTGGGGCTGAATATTTCAGGTGCTTCCGAGGCTGTTGTAAGCGGATTCAATTCAGTGAATGATTTTACGGCTCTGGTTACCGGCGCTAGCCGCCTTGCTCTGCGTAATATGAGGGTAGGGCAAAGCAGTTTTTACATAAACGGTGCCAGTGTTGCCAGCGGAGATTTGGTTTGCGGCAATGCCGGTATAGAGGTGTCCGGGGCTTCCCGCTTGGAACTTTCGGGGCAAGGCGGTGATATAAATGTGCTGGCTGAGGGTGCCAGCACTGTTAATCTGGAAAAGTTTCTGGCGGCAAGTGCCATAGTTGAGGCTGCCGGTGTAAGCAATATACGGGTATACACCAACGGTGATTTGTACATAAAGGCCAGCGGTGTCTCTTCGGTAAAATATTTCGGTACTCCGGTTATCAAAAATATAGATATCTCGGATATTTCTTCAGCAGGCAAAGGTTAG
- the dinB gene encoding DNA polymerase IV, producing the protein MAIRRVMHADLDAFFVSVEQAIRPELKGKPVIVGGKPERRGVVAAASYEARKLGIHSGMPLLTAKHLCPQAIFIEGTHQLYREYSGKFMQILSDFSPFLEPMGLDEAYLEVTGFESLHGSIGEMACKIRRRITAELGINASIGIANSKVVAKIATEHAKPNGQCEVPAGEEAAFLAHLDISVMPGIGKKTEQHLKSLGIDTLGKLAALPASFLKSSLGAYAPYLSNAAKGIDNRPVEMPAEAKSISRETTFETDTRNLTFLEAKLGYLSEKIAATLRKRGKQTRVVQIKIRFADFTTLTRQKHLNHPCSGNQEIFQTALKLMNGILDSDRRSVRLLGVGISDFCGPEKQLEIDPARARLEKLDASLDKIRQKYGFGSVQTGRTYKLKDMF; encoded by the coding sequence ATGGCCATCCGGCGGGTAATGCATGCGGATTTAGATGCCTTTTTTGTTTCAGTGGAACAGGCCATCCGCCCTGAGCTCAAAGGTAAACCGGTTATCGTAGGAGGCAAACCCGAACGGCGGGGCGTGGTGGCGGCCGCTTCATATGAAGCCCGCAAACTCGGTATCCATTCGGGAATGCCGCTTCTTACCGCCAAACACCTCTGCCCTCAGGCTATATTTATTGAAGGCACCCACCAGCTTTACCGTGAGTATTCGGGAAAATTCATGCAAATACTCTCAGACTTCTCACCCTTTCTTGAGCCGATGGGGCTGGATGAAGCCTATCTTGAAGTAACCGGTTTTGAATCCCTGCACGGCAGTATTGGCGAAATGGCCTGTAAAATCCGCCGCCGCATCACAGCTGAACTGGGTATAAACGCCAGTATCGGCATTGCCAACTCCAAAGTAGTGGCCAAAATAGCCACCGAACATGCCAAACCCAATGGACAGTGTGAAGTACCTGCAGGTGAAGAAGCTGCTTTCTTAGCCCATTTGGATATATCCGTAATGCCGGGCATAGGCAAAAAAACCGAACAGCATCTGAAATCATTGGGTATAGATACTCTAGGTAAGCTGGCTGCGCTGCCTGCTTCATTTTTAAAAAGCAGTCTGGGTGCATACGCCCCATACCTTTCAAATGCCGCCAAGGGAATAGACAACCGCCCGGTTGAAATGCCTGCCGAAGCCAAATCTATCAGCCGTGAAACCACCTTTGAGACTGATACCCGAAATCTTACCTTTCTGGAAGCAAAGCTGGGTTATCTGTCTGAAAAAATTGCCGCCACCCTGCGTAAACGTGGCAAACAAACACGGGTAGTTCAGATAAAAATACGCTTCGCAGACTTTACAACCCTTACCCGCCAAAAACACCTTAATCACCCCTGCTCAGGCAATCAGGAAATATTCCAAACCGCCCTCAAACTGATGAACGGCATACTGGATTCAGACCGCCGCTCAGTCAGGCTGCTGGGAGTGGGCATAAGTGATTTCTGCGGCCCGGAAAAACAGCTGGAAATAGACCCGGCCAGAGCCCGGCTGGAAAAACTGGATGCCTCTCTGGATAAAATCCGCCAGAAATACGGCTTTGGTTCAGTCCAAACAGGGCGGACTTACAAGCTGAAAGATATGTTTTAA
- a CDS encoding DUF951 domain-containing protein, translating into MLEILPGDVYKLRKPHPCGGTDWKVDFAGSDIGITCLCCSHHLLLPRPLFEKKVKCLIKRGE; encoded by the coding sequence ATGCTGGAAATACTCCCCGGAGATGTATACAAGCTGCGTAAGCCCCACCCCTGCGGCGGCACGGACTGGAAGGTGGATTTTGCGGGCTCGGACATAGGTATTACCTGTCTGTGTTGCAGCCACCATCTGCTGTTACCCCGTCCCTTATTTGAAAAAAAGGTTAAATGTCTGATAAAGCGCGGTGAATGA
- the dtd gene encoding D-aminoacyl-tRNA deacylase, with protein sequence MKAVIQRVSRASVMVGGETVGEIGPGLAVLLGVAEGDTEADAEYLVSKIINLRIFADGEGKFNLSLKDLCRELLVVSQFTLIADTRKGRRPSFVEAAQPEEADRLYNLFIRLCREEGVQAATGKFGAMMMLEIHNDGPVTIILDSRDRLNPRQ encoded by the coding sequence ATGAAAGCGGTAATCCAGAGGGTTAGCCGGGCATCTGTAATGGTAGGCGGAGAGACCGTGGGCGAAATAGGGCCGGGTTTGGCGGTGCTGCTGGGCGTGGCCGAAGGGGATACGGAGGCAGATGCCGAATACCTGGTATCCAAGATAATAAACCTGCGGATATTTGCTGATGGCGAAGGCAAGTTTAATCTGTCTTTAAAAGACCTTTGCCGTGAGCTGTTGGTGGTCAGCCAGTTTACCCTTATTGCCGATACCCGAAAGGGCCGCCGCCCCAGTTTTGTTGAGGCCGCCCAGCCAGAGGAAGCCGACCGTCTATATAACTTGTTTATCCGCCTTTGCCGTGAAGAAGGTGTGCAGGCGGCAACCGGGAAGTTCGGGGCTATGATGATGCTGGAAATCCATAATGACGGCCCGGTGACTATTATTCTGGACAGCCGTGACCGTTTGAACCCCCGCCAGTAG
- a CDS encoding DUF3800 domain-containing protein codes for MVSMETCLIFSDEAGTCGGNDSNIHCKNTPFYVRANLIVNTNNWKNIYAGYEQLFKEMGFPSNKEVKWSEISEYITQTKKKSSAINKSLEYLKNYSYDSLLGFTISCLNLLKDNDVKVILTISSNENVKFSTADMINYHIINAMERLEMVLTNKDILGLLFCDSLNKNDANGISEAYKNQFENPQFIKKYRHIFDSIMFLDSDKNCCIRLVDYICGITNGMLKGFETSQKLFLKNIYPLVIKSPVNNPFGYGIKIIPDDSKMKIKQIFVKCGVVSDNISNSQML; via the coding sequence ATGGTTTCCATGGAAACTTGTTTGATATTTTCTGATGAAGCAGGCACTTGTGGTGGTAATGACAGCAATATTCATTGTAAAAATACGCCTTTTTATGTGAGAGCTAATTTAATTGTTAATACCAATAATTGGAAAAATATTTATGCTGGATACGAACAATTATTTAAGGAAATGGGTTTTCCATCGAATAAAGAGGTTAAATGGTCAGAGATAAGTGAATATATTACTCAAACAAAGAAAAAATCTTCGGCTATTAATAAATCTCTAGAGTACTTAAAGAATTATAGCTATGATAGTTTATTGGGTTTTACAATAAGTTGCTTAAATTTACTCAAAGACAATGATGTAAAAGTAATATTAACAATAAGTTCCAATGAGAATGTGAAATTTAGTACAGCAGACATGATAAACTATCATATTATAAATGCAATGGAACGGCTGGAAATGGTACTTACTAATAAGGATATTCTTGGATTGTTGTTTTGTGATTCTCTTAATAAGAATGATGCTAATGGTATTAGCGAGGCTTATAAAAACCAATTTGAGAATCCCCAATTTATTAAAAAATATCGACATATATTTGACAGTATTATGTTTCTAGATTCGGACAAAAACTGTTGCATACGACTTGTGGATTATATTTGCGGAATAACTAATGGAATGCTTAAGGGATTTGAAACAAGTCAAAAGTTATTCTTAAAAAATATTTATCCTTTAGTTATTAAGAGCCCAGTTAATAACCCTTTTGGTTATGGTATAAAAATTATTCCTGATGACTCGAAAATGAAAATAAAACAAATTTTTGTTAAGTGCGGCGTTGTATCGGATAATATTTCAAACTCACAAATGCTTTAG
- a CDS encoding PH domain-containing protein — protein MAKHAPDMAVDKKEQLEQIEGICLPDELIHAVFDLKGQGTGFIGLTSKRIIYYDKEFAKKAKAIVSIPYSRVTTVGSEDKGGFIFRKGFMVSDKLYVGVSGQEVKEFEFRGGDKAHQAHDIIMTYVLD, from the coding sequence ATGGCAAAGCATGCACCCGATATGGCGGTGGATAAAAAAGAACAGCTGGAGCAGATTGAAGGTATCTGCCTGCCGGATGAGCTTATTCATGCTGTTTTTGACCTTAAAGGGCAGGGCACCGGATTTATCGGCCTGACCAGCAAGCGGATAATTTACTATGATAAGGAGTTTGCCAAAAAGGCTAAGGCTATTGTTAGTATACCTTACAGCCGGGTGACAACGGTGGGCAGTGAAGACAAGGGCGGGTTTATATTCCGCAAGGGTTTTATGGTGAGTGACAAGCTCTATGTGGGTGTATCTGGGCAGGAGGTCAAAGAGTTTGAATTTCGGGGCGGGGACAAGGCCCATCAGGCTCACGATATTATCATGACCTATGTGCTTGATTAA